In a genomic window of Brettanomyces nanus chromosome 1, complete sequence:
- a CDS encoding uncharacterized protein (BUSCO:EOG093402YZ) produces the protein MPHRARIQFDLSQVRNRTSQRTNEASLVVGRRRTGNELVSTVETNFGKADQISTQSSRKISLHSAESNLTLRGTPIPIGSNGDTAFAQQASSHIDKPEATSLTVKFHEARTCTDNVIIDPLCVSGAREGSIGEMRCVEGTSKRLYFVFKKPQLHAMTLSTSNTITTTNAGAIPSVSGTASIKLGPIQELMNLKPRTPVLVEVKPQEDVEADVVEIYIKDLHLSRGDMWNLSGMLLKECLYRTQKLSFLQGSIRGDVHRIYRRGKKVFSAFIGKKTKIVFRSESARLVVFIQISLEMWHFEESGQQMFYKLVNALFPRVFKRWKELGTHHLITIVLFTSVDLDEERHLKYQAGERPPNKQDYYRVVVDQVSILLWNEIMATLRLEFSNFKRDILLGENCHRTTKNPQKDTITGQFLPAVKGNLLEAINLGMSLVSDDFRDPDLHQTTNHFIIVTPGTGLFDVDYDMLVQTGKLLATVDSTIDVICLSQPPLHIVPLFRYLDSQNKPHHCIPNFMDISFWSDSDSARAVHQWLPRCKIYELQMMGVMENELTSININELNLGNFTSSIDAMDDYDNATFRTPLDQRRRAKIENRKKKKLRYMKSASFITSSESSGAPHLIPRRAISDKSQFDMQESKGFQPSELVTVKASTPTTSNAIGVTTTSKSNVSAFSSLLSISKTATRQMNVPKALDFVKRIMSSPLQGPTSPRIAPNSSRNGTSSQILDDIKSLSLSRDPSHNDNIHGADVREAYKESSSLPAPPEISSKTASISPASIRRNQTSTSAPSVTMSANTKKSNDGKGNPWNSYWTAVENPSKVMASELLGLVSYGRWQFVFPRNVRRRIIKWTSLASPAALPIMTPFFPSVEDFNQNFTFRIYDVLLNQNGINENRSSDTLMRSMISLRLSLGFQICVGEEVKKVEDQRKPNGNSEQLIEYLDKEHYQGSRIYLSLSDEIHRVSCDYNGLVNVQVYMRTAGADGVEMNAPIHDYVENIRTRYSLNYSPVTIHPSQGEPRNYNWNQLDQILAGYDDSIDSHTKYHRLKFVILPTNVPENSFKLASEKLIPEEIRLEGIRSLVAIINKNRYRSAEEKKLRPKKTEIIPEINFYTGNLFKFLDEQASLEFTGDITQSQLFSAPKYSKTISLNRLASILQSDEGIEIIDRKWHMITHNYCFIGTDFVSWLIENFEDIDNRDEAVDYGNQLMERGLFRHVNSRHHFLDGHYFYELNKEYVKNTGGKARSNPMAALTLRHLGAQTLSPSSSHTETVKSLDTTTSTNSETKEPKKRKVVLSRKVLYDLDPNQISWQSELIRVHYDIVHNPEHCFHVRIEWLNTTSKLIEDTISSWEKHCERYGLELVEIPWDELCTLPLSNPLHSTVDISLALNPWKDEEFSKYQSILSKNKYFYHLYLLEKSEFMLDNRTANFFSDDRFDVMYSWGRPRFKFAQFIHTTGAYIAELRGNGNFFLAPNNAHIARVNLSIGQLQGGKKGTVYFDSQGVMLDFRSICNDKRKLRLIFREAIKSYELSRDVEVTLFGDECEETEN, from the coding sequence ATGCCACATAGAGCCAGAATTCAGTTTGATCTGTCACAGGTTCGAAACCGGACGAGTCAGCGGACAAATGAGGCTAGTTTAGTTGTGGGTCGACGACGTACTGGCAATGAGTTGGTATCGACTGTGGAGACTAACTTTGGTAAAGCAGATCAGATATCGACCCAAAGTTCTCGTAAGATATCACTGCATAGTGCGGAGTCCAATTTGACTTTAAGGGGCACTCCAATTCCAATTGGCTCCAATGGAGATACGGCTTTTGCTCAACAGGCGAGCAGCCATATTGATAAGCCCGAGGCTACCTCATTGACCGTGAAGTTTCATGAGGCACGCACTTGTACTGATAATGTGATCATAGATCCATTATGTGTCTCAGGTGCCAGAGAGGGAAGTATTGGAGAGATGAGGTGCGTAGAAGGTACCAGCAAAAGACTTTATTTCGTGTTCAAAAAGCCACAACTTCATGCAATGACTCTGTCTACATCCAACACTATAACTACAACCAACGCAGGAGCAATACCGAGCGTATCTGGTACTGCGTCAATAAAGCTTGGGCCTATTCAGGAACTTATGAATTTGAAGCCTAGAACTCCCGTTCTGGTTGAGGTGAAGCCCCAAGAAGATGTGGAGGCTGACGTTGTGGAAATATACATCAAGGATTTGCATCTCTCACGTGGTGATATGTGGAATTTATCTGGCATGCTACTCAAAGAGTGCTTATATAGAACCCAGAAACTCAGCTTTCTACAAGGATCTATCAGGGGAGACGTTCATCGAATATACAGGAGGGGAAAGAAGGTATTCTCTGCATTCATAGGTAAAAAGACTAAGATTGTTTTTCGATCTGAATCGGCAAGGTTGGTGGTATTTATTCAGATCTCATTGGAGATGTGGCATTTTGAGGAAAGTGGCCAACAAATGTTTTATAAATTGGTGAACGCCTTGTTTCCAAGGGTGTTCAAGAGATGGAAAGAGCTCGGTACTCATCATTTGATTACCATTGTTCTTTTCACTAGTGTAGATTTGGACGAAGAAAGACATCTGAAGTATCAGGCCGGAGAAAGGCCTCCCAATAAGCAGGACTATTATAGGGTCGTCGTTGATCAAGTGTCTATCCTTCTGTGGAATGAAATCATGGCGACTCTTAGATTGGAGTTTTCGAATTTTAAGAGGgatattcttcttggtgAAAACTGTCACCGGACAACCAAAAACCCTCAAAAGGACACCATAACTGGTCAATTCCTTCCGGCTGTTAAAGGTAACCTCTTAGAAGCTATTAATCTTGGTATGAGTCTTGTTTCTGACGATTTCAGAGACCCAGACCTTCATCAGACTACCAATCATTTCATTATTGTGACCCCTGGTACCGGACTGTTTGACGTTGACTATGACATGTTGGTTCAAACAGGAAAGTTACTTGCCACTGTCGATTCAACTATAGACGTGATTTGTCTATCTCAACCTCCACTACATATAGTTCCGTTGTTTCGCTACCTTGATAGTCAGAATAAGCCTCATCACTGCATACCTAATTTCATGGatatttctttttggagTGATTCAGATTCTGCACGCGCTGTTCATCAATGGCTTCCTAGATGTAAGATCTATGAATTGCAGATGATGGGAGTCATGGAGAACGAACTCACCTCGATCAACATAAATGAACTGAATTTAGGAAACTTTACGTCTTCCATAGATGCTATGGATGATTATGATAATGCTACATTTCGTACCCCATTGGATCAGAGACGAAGGGCCAAGATTgaaaacagaaagaagaaaaagctTCGGTATATGAAATCGGCGTCGTTCATCACGTCTTCGGAAAGTTCTGGTGCACCACACTTGATACCCAGACGCGCCATCTCCGATAAGTCACAATTTGATATGCAGGAGAGCAAAGGCTTTCAGCCATCAGAATTAGTGACCGTTAAGGCATCTACACCAACAACTTCCAATGCCATTGGCGTGACCACCACTTCCAAATCCAACGTTTCTGCATTTTCATCGCTTCTCTCGATTTCGAAGACAGCTACTAGGCAAATGAACGTGCCTAAAGCGCTAGACTTTGTTAAGAGAATAATGTCTTCTCCACTACAGGGTCCCACGTCTCCAAGAATTGCCCCTAATAGTTCCAGAAATGGCACCAGTTCTCAAATACTGGATGATATAAAGTCTTTGTCATTATCTAGAGATCCAAGTCACAATGATAACATACACGGCGCTGATGTTCGTGAGGCTTATAAGGAGTCATCGAGCTTGCCCGCTCCACCTGAAATCTCTTCTAAGACTGCCAGTATATCGCCAGCCTCGATTAGAAGAAACCAGACAAGTACTAGTGCACCTAGTGTCACCATGTCAGCCAACACTAAGAAATCAAACGATGGTAAGGGTAATCCATGGAACTCGTATTGGACAGCAGTTGAAAATCCATCGAAAGTTATGGCGTCAGAACTTTTAGGACTGGTGTCTTATGGTAGATGGCAGTTTGTATTCCCTCGCAATGTAAGGAGGAGAATTATCAAATGGACTTCTCTTGCATCTCCAGCAGCCTTACCTATCATGACCCCGTTTTTCCCTTCTGTAGAAGACTTCAACCAGAACTTCACTTTCCGTATATATGACGTTTTACTCAATCAAAACGGTATCAATGAAAACAGGTCTAGTGATACCCTTATGAGGTCCATGATTTCACTACGATTATCACTTGGATTCCAGATTTGCGTTGGTgaggaggtgaagaaggtggaagACCAAAGGAAGCCCAACGGCAACTCAGAGCAACTTATCGAATATCTTGATAAGGAGCATTACCAAGGTTCTAGAATATATCTCAGCTTATCCGATGAAATTCATCGTGTGAGTTGCGATTATAATGGACTTGTCAACGTTCAAGTGTATATGAGAACAGCCGGAGCAGATGGAGTAGAGATGAATGCACCTATCCACGATTATGTGGAGAACATTCGTACGAGGTACAGCCTGAATTACAGTCCCGTGACAATTCACCCTTCACAAGGGGAGCCTAGAAATTACAATTGGAACCAGCTTGATCAAATTTTGGCAGGATACGACGACTCGATTGATTCACATACAAAATACCATCGACTCAAATTCGTCATCTTACCGACAAATGTTCCTGAGAACAGTTTTAAGCTTGCCtcagagaagttgattccCGAAGAAATTAGACTGGAAGGTATAAGATCATTGGTCGCAAttatcaacaagaacagATACCGTTCggcagaagagaagaagcttcgACCAAAGAAGACTGAGATTATTCCGGAAATCAATTTTTACACCGGCAATTTGTTCAAGTTCCTGGACGAACAGGCATCGTTAGAGTTTACGGGCGATATTACTCAGAGCCAGTTATTCTCAGCTCCAAAATATAGCAAGACAATATCGCTGAACCGTCTGGCTTCTATACTCCAAAGTGACGAAGGCATAGAGATCATAGATCGTAAATGGCACATGATAACACATAATTATTGCTTTATCGGAACAGACTTCGTAAGCTGGCTTATAGAAAATTTCGAGGACATTGATAATCGAGACGAAGCAGTTGATTACGGCAATCAACTTATGGAAAGAGGTTTGTTTAGACATGTTAATTCGAGACATCATTTCCTGGACGGTCATTATTTCTACGAACTCAACAAAGAGTACGTAAAGAACACTGGTGGAAAAGCAAGATCAAATCCAATGGCTGCCCTTACGTTAAGACATCTAGGTGCTCAAACAttatctccatcatcttcgCACACAGAAACAGTTAAATCGTTGGACACCACTACTAGCACAAATAGCGAAACGAAGGAACCTAAGAAACGGAAGGTGGTCTTATCGCGAAAAGTCTTATATGACTTAGATCCTAACCAAATATCTTGGCAATCAGAACTGATTAGAGTCCATTACGATATCGTTCATAATCCTGAGCATTGCTTCCATGTGAGGATTGAATGGCTGAACACTACTTCAAAACTTATCGAAGATACTATCAGCAGTTGGGAGAAACACTGCGAAAGGTACGGATTGGAATTGGTGGAGATTCCTTGGGACGAATTATGCACCTTGCCGTTGAGCAATCCACTCCATTCTACAGTTGATATTTCGTTGGCGTTAAATCCAtggaaggatgaagaatttaGCAAGTATCAGAGTATTCTCAGCAAGAACAAATACTTTTACCATTTATaccttcttgaaaagagtGAGTTTATGTTGGATAATCGAACCGCAAATTTCTTCAGCGATGATCGATTCGACGTGATGTACAGTTGGGGAAGACCGAGATTCAAATTTGCACAGTTCATTCACACTACTGGCGCATATATTGCAGAGCTCCGAGGAAACGgtaatttcttcttggctCCGAATAATGCACACATTGCACGTGTCAACTTGAGTATCGGTCAACTTCAGGGAGGCAAGAAAGGAACAGTTTACTTTGATTCTCAAGGTGTCATGCTCGATTTCCGGTCGATTTGCAATGACAAGAGAAAGCTTAGACTGATTTTTAGAGAGGCTATCAAAAGCTATGAACTGAGCCGTGACGTGGAAGTGACACTGTTCGGAGACGAATGCGAAGAAACTGAAAACTAG
- the MPG1 gene encoding mannose-1-phosphate guanyltransferase (BUSCO:EOG09343A5M), producing MKGLILVGGYGTRLRPLTLSIPKPLVEFANKPMILHQIKALADVGCTEIVLAVNYKPEVMVGTLTQYEKQYGVHITFSVEDEPLGTAGPLKLAEDILKKDDSPIFVLNSDVICEYPLQELLDFHIAQGGEATIAATKVDEPSKYGVIVYDRDVANRIDRFVEKPVEFVGNRINAGIYVLNPTVLDLIEMRPTSIESETFPLLVEKKQLYSFDLPGYWMDVGQPKDFLTGMCLYLTALSKNHPEELSKGDYVYGGNVLVDPTAKIGKDCKIGPNVVIGPKVVIGDGVRIQRSTILKNSEIKDHAWIKSTIVGWDSTVGKWARLQGVTVLGEDVNVKDEIYINGGKVLPHKSIKNNVETPQIIM from the coding sequence ATGAAAGGATTAATTCTTGTCGGTGGTTATGGTACTCGTTTGAGACCTTTGACTTTGTCTATTCCCAAGCCCTTAGTCGAGTTTGCTAACAAGCCTATGATATTGCATCAGATTAAGGCTCTTGCTGATGTTGGCTGTACCGAAATTGTCTTGGCCGTTAATTACAAACCCGAGGTCATGGTTGGCACTTTGACGCAGTACGAGAAACAATATGGCGTTCATATTACATTCTCTGTTGAGGACGAGCCTCTAGGTACTGCTGGTCCATTGAAGTTGGCTGAGGAcattttgaaaaaggatGATTCTCCAATCTTTGTTTTGAACTCTGATGTCATCTGTGAGTATCCATTGCAGGAATTGTTGGACTTCCATATAGCTCAAGGTGGTGAGGCTACCATTGCTGCTACCAAGGTGGACGAACCTTCTAAATACGGAGTCATCGTTTATGATAGGGATGTTGCCAACAGAATTGATCGATTCGTTGAAAAACCTGTCGAATTCGTTGGTAACAGAATTAATGCTGGTATTTATGTCTTGAATCCAACTGTTCTCGATCTAATTGAAATGAGACCTACCTCTATCGAGAGTGAGACTTTCCCTCTACTCgttgagaagaaacagCTCTATTCGTTCGACCTTCCTGGCTATTGGATGGATGTTGGTCAGCCAAAGGACTTCTTGACTGGTATGTGTCTATATTTGACTGCCTTATCCAAAAATCATCCTGAGGAGTTATCCAAAGGTGACTATGTTTATGGAGGCAACGTTCTTGTTGACCCAACTGCCAAGATCGGAAAGGACTGCAAGATCGGTCCTAACGTTGTTATCGGTCCTAAGGTCGTTATTGGCGATGGTGTGAGAATCCAAAGATCCActatcttgaagaacagtGAAATTAAAGACCATGCATGGATCAAATCGACCATTGTCGGTTGGGATTCCACGGTCGGAAAGTGGGCCAGACTACAAGGTGTTACTGTGTTGGGCGAGGACGTTAATGTCAAGGATGAGATTTACATTAATGGTGGTAAGGTTCTTCCTCATAAGTCCATCAAGAATAACGTCGAGACTCCTCAGATTATCATGTAA
- a CDS encoding uncharacterized protein (MEROPS:MER0031645~EggNog:ENOG41), protein MDFILNFEDEDQLSQDRLLKNEIPYYRNYQGFSSPKGLSAYNVKTIIDSKGNYINEIRVENNSEEEDMLLASNSVNESHPKHLVMIHGYGASCGWFYKNLHGLICANPNSKIHALDLLGFGLSSRPEIKYEHDTSSEANLDIIYDQSEVVKNIPKTSNEKKRKNKKTFATPKHFKVRSQDVLKYIKNQRDLVDEVEGTYVDSLEKWRLNNGIEKFDLLGHSLGGYLAVAYCLKYPNHVKRLVLVSPGGVERSPFSVTNPRYLALQKLSEDRTDTIPEYLESVTSHWPGDYSFLGRYTSVKESFKLIWQTRTSFFAMLRWMGPLGPKKLSERNISRLTRSGYFNDWKEIDLFIKYIYNTGLKSSFSETSIMRIFDASVVAKYPLLDRIDKLQVPKSLWIYGEHDFMFTDCGHAAVNKLNSKPGFEAKFDLVSNAGHNLYLDNYKEFNQKVLRFLGWHEAR, encoded by the coding sequence ATGGATTTCATCCTGAACTTCGAGGACGAGGACCAGTTATCGCAAGATCGGCTACTGAAAAACGAGATACCGTATTATAGAAATTATCAGGGTTTCTCAAGTCCTAAAGGCTTGAGTGCTTACAATGTTAAGACGATTATTGACTCAAAGGGAAACTACATTAATGAGATCCGAGTGGAGAATAAcagtgaagaagaagacatgCTACTGGCATCAAATAGTGTTAATGAAAGCCATCCAAAACATCTAGTAATGATTCATGGTTATGGAGCATCGTGCGGATGGTTCTACAAGAACTTACACGGTCTGATCTGTGCAAATCCAAACTCTAAAATCCACGCGTTGGATCTCCTTGGATTTGGACTTAGTAGCAGACCTGAAATCAAATATGAACATGACACCAGTAGCGAGGCCAATTTGGATATCATTTATGATCAAAGTGAAGTCGTGAAGAACATCCCAAAGACATCgaacgaaaagaaaaggaagaataagaagacTTTCGCCACTCCCAAACACTTTAAAGTGAGGAGCCAAGATGTGTTGAAGTACATCAAGAACCAGAGAGATCTTGTGGACGAGGTAGAAGGCACCTATGTGGATAGCTTAGAGAAATGGCGACTGAATAATGGGATTGAAAAGTTCGATCTTCTGGGCCATTCACTTGGAGGATACTTGGCAGTAGCATACTGTCTGAAATATCCTAATCATGTCAAAAGACTTGTGCTTGTGAGCCCTGGGGGTGTCGAGAGAAGTCCGTTTTCTGTCACCAATCCACGGTATCTGGCACTACAGAAACTTTCCGAGGATAGAACGGACACAATACCAGAGTATTTGGAATCGGTGACGTCCCATTGGCCCGGAGACTATTCTTTCCTAGGACGTTACACTTCGGTAAAAGAGAGTTTCAAACTGATTTGGCAAACCAGAACATCGTTTTTTGCCATGCTTCGTTGGATGGGACCTCTAGGACCTAAAAAGCTATCAGAGAGAAACATTTCAAGGCTTACTCGTTCAGGATACTTCAACGATTGGAAGGAAATCGACTTATTCATAAAGTATATCTACAATACGGGATTGAAATCTTCCTTTTCGGAGACCTCAATTATGCGAATATTTGATGCTTCAGTGGTGGCAAAGTACCCACTATTGGATCGTATCGATAAATTGCAGGTTCCGAAGAGTCTATGGATATATGGCGAGCATGATTTCATGTTTACCGACTGTGGCCATGCAGCAGTCAATAAATTGAACTCAAAGCCAGGATTCGAGGCAAAGTTTGATCTGGTAAGCAATGCAGGTCACAACCTTTATTTGGATAACTACAAGGAGTTCAACCAAAAGGTTCTAAGATTTCTAGGTTGGCACGAGGCTAGGTAG
- a CDS encoding uncharacterized protein (EggNog:ENOG41), whose amino-acid sequence MADPYKKNLSELLDGKIDPEDDEEATKNSSQDAVDPALCIDCQRMPKELFCEDCDEPFCRVCFQFAHRGGRRKKHNVVVLVEEEKPEYEETEEEEVEEQDNIDPENSLLQSKVSSGGMFSGIFGTKDPSKLAAEKRIMLGIKRSVKFIPMRLSYAERQHFRLLEAALNVSEYTDRVDVISYKSKARRIVQQLRETCSVLAGLVVSSDMKVGQKLIEDKNFADNAQWYKDIFEIGRRYKIMNPERMRDTYGKLCYMVMDSMLPEIRQTMEFDLYKPVKTVYSALKEGGEGCMNILMDPLIIDATAEVRPEDNTRRMINRMIKQKESAIEKLASRYSSPDGIGKEEIRVILYSIGDFNAYTNKNRLPVLRMLKRLDIYKDAGSTKYSLGIRNGSGGARLTHDHEKQYLYVKQALALWSGVMRDLVELWAYADDDLFDGNRYQIADTGQGFNRIKSCPKVYKKMYNILGEVQRKFEYWVGIPVIHLGDDAVPNALFFLDKYIQIPSILIPIDRTVREIQKMASNDDHVRKYIESQFDTADNLRKTILCDYFKHGFDGSGADNYYFAGSCVDATSTSSCEFCNQINKKNYYNFFLLAGFTNFNGDGY is encoded by the coding sequence ATGGCGGATCCATATAAGAAAAACCTATCGGAGCTGCTAGATGGAAAAATAGATCcggaagatgatgaagaagccaCAAAAAATTCTTCACAGGATGCAGTTGATCCGGCCTTATGCATCGATTGCCAAAGGATGCCCAAAGAGCTGTTTTGCGAAGACTGTGACGAACCATTTTGCCGGGTGTGCTTTCAATTCGCTCATCGTGGGGGCCGTCGGAAAAAGCATAACGTTGTCGTGTtggtagaagaagagaaaccggaatatgaagaaaccgaggaagaagaggtcGAGGAGCAAGACAACATCGACCCTGAGAACTCCTTGTTACAATCGAAAGTATCATCTGGAGGTATGTTTTCGGGAATATTTGGGACGAAGGATCCTAGCAAATTAGCGGCCGAGAAACGAATCATGTTGGGAATCAAACGTAGTGTGAAGTTTATTCCCATGAGACTAAGCTACGCGGAAAGACAACATTTTCGTTTACTTGAAGCGGCCTTGAACGTGTCCGAATATACAGATCGAGTGGACGTTATATCATATAAATCAAAGGCACGTCGAATTGTACAGCAATTGCGTGAGACCTGCTCAGTTTTGGCGGGACTTGTCGTTTCTTCTGACATGAAGGTGGGACAGAAACTTATCGAGGACAAGAATTTTGCCGATAATGCTCAATGGTACAAGGATATATTTGAAATTGGACGTAGATACAAGATAATGAATCCAGAGAGAATGAGAGACACCTACGGTAAACTTTGCTATATGGTGATGGACTCTATGCTTCCCGAGATTAGGCAGACCATGGAATTTGATCTTTACAAGCCAGTAAAGACTGTTTACAGCGCTTTAAAAGAAGGTGGCGAAGGTTGTATGAATATATTGATGGATCCATTGATAATTGATGCCACAGCTGAAGTGAGACCTGAAGATAATACTCGGAGAATGATTAACCGGATGATTAAGCAAAAAGAATCGGCAATAGAGAAACTTGCATCTAGATATTCCTCTCCTGACGGAATTGGCAAGGAAGAAATTCGGGTTATACTATATTCGATTGGAGACTTTAATGCGTACACCAACAAAAATCGTCTTCCCGTACTCAGAATGCTTAAAAGACTAGATATATATAAGGATGCAGGTTCGACAAAGTATTCATTGGGAATTAGAAATGGAAGTGGAGGAGCCAGATTGACTCACGACCACGAAAAACAGTACTTGTACGTGAAACAGGCTTTAGCATTGTGGTCCGGGGTGATGAGGGATCTTGTGGAACTATGGGCATATGCGGACGATGATTTGTTTGATGGTAATAGATACCAGATTGCTGATACAGGCCAGGGATTCAATAGGATCAAATCGTGCCCAAAAGTTTACAAAAAAATGTACAATATCTTGGGGGAAGTTCAAAGGAAGTTCGAATACTGGGTGGGAATTCCGGTGATTCATTTAGGAGATGATGCTGTTCCTAATGcactctttttcttggacAAGTACATTCAGATCCCGTCAATTCTCATTCCAATTGATAGAACGGTGCGAGAGATTCAGAAGATGGCAAGTAATGATGATCACGTTAGAAAATACATCGAGTCGCAGTTTGATACAGCGGATAACCTCCGAAAGACAATCTTGTGCGACTACTTCAAGCACGGATTTGACGGCTCTGGCGCTGACAATTACTACTTCGCCGGATCCTGTGTGGACGCTACTTCGACGTCTAGTTGCGAGTTCTGCAACCAGATCAACAAAAAGAACTACTAtaacttcttccttcttgcCGGATTCACAAACTTCAATGGAGACGGTTACTGA